Proteins encoded in a region of the Oncorhynchus clarkii lewisi isolate Uvic-CL-2024 chromosome 18, UVic_Ocla_1.0, whole genome shotgun sequence genome:
- the LOC139372892 gene encoding zinc finger protein 879-like, translating to MASVKLEDCSQTLELNVNIKDEEEEEKIGKSVSHGDRVETFSTSREQQQEDHKAKRSHHCPHCEEIFPFLSKLKIHLEIHTGVNRYSNTDGGKNFTSLKALTVHQRVHRGEKPYSCSDCAKCFTTSTELKVHRRTHTGEKPYSCSDCGKSFSQLGTLKQHERIHTGEKPYSCSDCGKSFSVLDHLKTHERIHTGEKPYSCSDCVKCFTTSTELNVHQRTHTGEKPYSCSDCVKCFTTSTRLKVHQRTHTGEKPYFCSDCGVSFSLLGHLKRHARIHTGEKPYTCSDCGKSFSLLCHLKRHARIHTGEKPYSCSDCVKCFTTSTGLIVHQRTHKS from the coding sequence gagaccgtgttgagacattctctacatccagagagcaacagcaggaagatcacaaAGCGAAGAGGTCTCACCACTGCCCACATTGTGAGGAGATTTTCCCATTTCTGTCAAAGCTTAAAATACACCTAGAAATACACACAGGAGTGAATCGGTATTCCAATACTGATGGTGGGAAGAATTTCACATCATTAAAGGCTCTgacagttcatcagagagtgcatagaggagagaagccttactcctgctctgactgtgcaaaatgcttcacaacatcaactgagctaaaagttcatcgccgaacacacacaggagagaagccttactcctgctctgattgtggaaagagtttctctcaactgggcaccttaaaacaacatgaacgtatacacacaggagagaagccttactcctgctctgactgtgggaagagtttctctgTACTGGACCacttaaaaacacatgaacgtatacatacgggcgagaagccttactcctgctctgactgtgtaaaatgcttcacaacGTCAACTGAGCTAAatgttcatcagagaacacacacaggagagaagccttactcctgctctgattgtgtaaaatgcttcacaacatcaactaggctaaaagttcatcagagaacacacacaggagagaaaccttacttctgctctgactgtggggtgAGTTTCTCTCTACTGGGCCACTTAAAACGACATGCAcggatacacacaggagagaagccttacacctgctctgactgtggaaagagtttctctctACTGTGCCACTTAAAACGACATGCAcggatacacacaggagagaagccttactcctgctctgattgtgtaaaatgcttcacaacatcaactgggttaatagttcatcagagaacacacaaaaGTTAA